The DNA sequence AAAAATCGAGCATACCAAAATGGTCAACATTGGTATGCAATTGGTATTTAACCATTCATTAATAAATAAGTATAGCCCCAAATTTCCCGACTGAATTTCTCTTAAAAACTCGGCTGTTGGGGGCCTTTTTTTCGGTGCTGTAGCGGGGTTTCGTCGTATTTTCGGTAAAAGAATTTTGCTAGATGCGAGGCAGATTGAAATCCGCAACTTACCGCAACCTCTGCAACCGATAGGGCGGTCTGCTTCAACAAACTACTGGCCCGCGCAAGCCTGAGGTCGCGATAAAAATGAGAGGGTGAGGCCCCAAGGTGGGTCCTAAACAATCGGTCTAATTGGCGGTGAGAAATGTTAAGCTCACTGGCAATTTTTGCGACGGGTAATGGCACTTCTAAGGCTGTTTCCATTTTGAAAAGAGCATTAGAGACAGTCTCGTTGCGTGTGGCAAAACGAAAGGCGCGGGTTAGGTGTTGGGTTTGGTCGTCACCGCGTATCACATCATGGAAATAATTGTCCGCCACACGGCCTGCAATGGCTGTTCCCAGCGATGACGCTACGAAATTCAGCATTAAATCCAGACTGGCCG is a window from the Hyphomicrobiales bacterium genome containing:
- a CDS encoding GlxA family transcriptional regulator, with translation MKQHANTFAFFLVPGFSLVALSSAIDVLRAANVEVDQTHFEWTLVGEENGMVASSSGIELPVERISPTAKSDVIAVCGGERTHLFSNPKVEKWLRDCAREKCRIGSLSDGAYLVAKAGLFNQCRSTIHWKCQNAYRELYPSLDVRTSIMEIDAFRFSCAGGTASLDLMLNFVASSLGTAIAGRVADNYFHDVIRGDDQTQHLTRAFRFATRNETVSNALFKMETALEVPLPVAKIASELNISHRQLDRLFRTHLGASPSHFYRDLRLARASSLLKQTALSVAEVAVSCGFQSASHLAKFFYRKYDETPLQHRKKGPQQPSF